From the Anguilla anguilla isolate fAngAng1 chromosome 8, fAngAng1.pri, whole genome shotgun sequence genome, one window contains:
- the LOC118234403 gene encoding fat storage-inducing transmembrane protein 1-like: MFLNSVLVAVTNLAAGLLGNASFRRHFHLLLSAVVLFGPALSLWGNQYSIFAKKSHFLYRMFLRSGWGWTCVFAGSFVFLLSYTVRQSFSLSLRHVSRLAVAGGLWMGFRRLLALLGDATGSCYEPLTAPLEGQVTKGLAEPGQPLLLLREDLTKAVCLNKGMLWRGYEVSEDTFLLCLCCLLLVEEVAIFGPYLALGGPSGAPLRLLFLFCVLLLELWVFLLLCLLAYFPQFPSQLLGGALGCLSWRALYQGWYRQGPSWYCPGRPGVGLLTTQGQKDGVKDNGRPAANGVETH; encoded by the exons ATGTTTCTGAACTCGGTTCTTGTGGCGGTGACCAACCTCGCTGCCGGGCTCCTCGGCAATGCCTCCTTCCGGCGGCACTTCCACCTGCTGCTGTCGGCCGTGGTTCTGTTCGGGCCCGCTCTCAGTCTGTGGGGGAACCAGTACAGCATCTTTGCCAAGAAGAGCCACTTCCTGTACAG GATGTTCTTACGCTCTGGCTGGGGGTGGACCTGTGTCTTCGCCGGGTCCTTCGTCTTCCTCCTGTCCTACACCGTGCGCCAGTCCTTCAGTCTCTCCCTGAGACACGTGTCCCGGCTGGCAGTGGCAGGGGGGCTGTGGATGGGGTTCCGACGGCTGCTGGCGCTGCTGGGGGACGCCACAGGGAGCTGTTACGAGCCCCTCACGGCCCCCCTGGAAGGCCAGGTGACCAAGGGCCTGGCCGAGCCGGGGCAacccctgctgctgctgagggAAGACCTGACCAAGGCCGTCTGCCTCAACAAGGGCATGCTTTGGCGCGGGTACGAGGTCTCCGAGGATACCTTCctgctgtgcctgtgctgtctgCTCCTGGTGGAGGAGGTAGCCATATTCGGCCCCTACTTGGCCCTGGGGGGCCCCTCGGGGGCCCCGCTGCGCCTGCTCTTCCTGTTCTGCGTCCTCCTCCTTGAGCTCTGGGTCTTCCTTCTGCTCTGTCTGCTGGCCTACTTCCCGCAGTTCCCCAGCCAGCTGCTAGGAGGTGCTCTGGGCTGTTTGAGCTGGAGGGCGCTGTACCAGGGCTGGTATCGTCAAGGGCCCAGCTGGTACTGCCCCGGTCGGCCTGGGGTAGGGCTGCTCACCACTCAGGGTCAGAAAGATGGTGTGAAGGACAATGGCAGGCCTGCAGCTAACGGGGTGGAGACCCATTAA